In one Culex quinquefasciatus strain JHB chromosome 2, VPISU_Cqui_1.0_pri_paternal, whole genome shotgun sequence genomic region, the following are encoded:
- the LOC6033323 gene encoding NEDD8, translating into MLIKVKTLTGKEIEIDIEPTDKVDRIKERVEEKEGIPPQQQRLIFSGKQMNDDKTAQDYKVQGGSVLHLVLALRGGGH; encoded by the exons ATGCTGATCAAAGTGAAG ACCCTGACCGGAAAGGAAATCGAGATCGACATTGAGCCCACGGACAAAGTGGACCGAATCAAGGAGCGGGTGGAGGAGAAGGAAGGCATCCCACCGCAGCAGCAGCGGCTCATCTTTTCCGGCAAGCAGAT GAACGACGACAAAACCGCCCAGGATTACAAGGTTCAAGGTGGTTCCGTGCTGCATCTGGTGCTGGCGCTCCGTGGAGGTGGTCACTAA
- the LOC119766959 gene encoding KRR1 small subunit processome component homolog, producing MSDSESDTNDQAGDQIEHFNGPVENAWLLKIPEFKQTDNPHGLAEESSFACLFPKYREKYIKECWPLVEKALEGHNVKSELDLIQGNMTVKTTRKTWDPFIILKARDLIKLLSRSVPFEQAVKVLEDEISCDIIKIKNLVRNKAKFVKRRNRLIGPNGCTLKSLELLTNCYVLVQGATVSAIGPYKGLQCVRKVVEETMKNIHPIYNIKALMIKRELMKDDKLQDENWERFLPRFQSKNTTKRKKPKDAAAKKQKKDKKDHTPFPPPLLESKVDKELASGEYFLTEAQKKAKRNQERKDKEKKNSETQKVRREKDFVAPDEGKKGQKTKQDGGKVDVKALKSKIAKANKKAKVGK from the coding sequence ATGAGCGATTCCGAGTCGGACACCAACGACCAGGCCGGCGACCAGATCGAGCACTTTAACGGGCCGGTCGAGAACGCGTGGCTGCTGAAGATTCCGGAGTTTAAGCAGACGGACAACCCGCATGGCCTTGCGGAGGAGAGTTCGTTCGCGTGTTTGTTTCCCAAGTACCGGGAGAAGTACATCAAGGAGTGTTGGCCACTGGTGGAGAAGGCGCTGGAGGGGCACAACGTAAAGTCGGAGCTGGATCTGATCCAGGGCAATATGACGGTGAAGACGACGCGGAAGACGTGGGATCCGTTTATTATTTTGAAGGCGCGGGATTTGATCAAGCTACTGTCGCGGTCGGTTCCGTTCGAGCAGGCGGTCAAGGTGCTGGAGGACGAGATCAGCTGTGACAttataaagattaaaaatttggTACGGAACAAGGCAAAGTTTGTTAAGCGGAGGAATCGGTTGATCGGGCCTAACGGATGTACGCTCAAGTCGCTGGAACTGTTGACCAACTGTTACGTGCTGGTGCAGGGCGCGACGGTGTCCGCGATCGGGCCGTACAAGGGGCTGCAGTGCGTGCGGAAGGTGGTGGAGGAAACGATGAAGAACATCCACCCGATTTACAACATCAAAGCGCTGATGATCAAGCGCGAACTGATGAAGGACGACAAGCTGCAGGACGAAAACTGGGAGCGATTCTTGCCGCGGTTCCAGTCGAAGAACACGACGAAGCGGAAGAAGCCCAAGGATGCGGCGGCCAAGAAGCAGAAGAAGGATAAGAAGGACCACACGCCGTTCCCGCCGCCGCTGCTTGAGAGCAAAGTGGACAAGGAGTTGGCCTCGGGCGAGTACTTCCTCACGGAGGCGCAGAAGAAGGCGAAGCGGAACCAGGAGCGCAAGGATAAGGAGAAGAAGAACTCGGAGACGCAGAAGGTGCGGCGGGAGAAGGACTTTGTGGCGCCGGATGAGGGCAAGAAGGGGCAGAAGACGAAGCAGGACGGCGGCAAGGTCGACGTGAAGGCGCTCAAGAGCAAGATTGCGAAGGCCAACAAGAAGGCGAAGGTGGGCAAGTGA
- the LOC6033324 gene encoding TBC1 domain family member 15 yields MDNENVTEIFMQHGVTLKKASASHMSALSTVGVLAFCKYQNSDLHFFEWKQTDMCEILDTESQDSGWSLVDTIESTSSSPIPGISGSAQKCSEVNDATAAGQTEGCPTSKNAKPSVMVLFRDLLGIEYSKNELRFFNPDYSVHSAYLFAHGSPYSFVDFLERRRFIRKNSRRKHYYYCQEVAETDDKLQRSFSELNIEDIRNRPRANPYFDFVSKLASVHHQILPLGRAAPEERRSPQEELGRDVVVKQPTSNGIDKLKKEEVRPVVSKLAPRQPVHRGQPLTAKQWSDLKAQDGSITDPDLLKEIIFRGGISDDIRAELWKYLLGLDVWEHTTVQRDERRASKTQEYFQMKLQWLTITPIQEHNFTGYRERKCQIEKDVKRTDRTYEFFAGDDNPNLAKLQDILMTYVMFNFDLGYVQGMSDLLAPILSLVQNEAESFWCFVGFMAKVFNNFDIDQKGMKQQLEHLRTLLAFVNEKLYNYLMENQSENMYFCFRWLLVWFKREFSNIDIMHLWEILWTGLPCPNFHLFICVAILDQEMDVFINQEYTFTEILKHVNELSGNLNLLAILEQAESIYLQVKQSLETSKEPHVELRKMIGEEISPGQQQQQSGSDEDDDSYAAIVSEKSTEDQEAMQRKVDEACDLSLSYAFF; encoded by the exons ATGGACAACGAAAACGTCACG GAAATCTTCATGCAGCATGGCGTCACGCTCAAAAAGGCCAGCGCCAGCCACATGTCCGCCCTGAGCACGGTGGGTGTGCTGGCATTTTGCAAGTACCAAAACAGCGATCTGCACTTTTTCGAGTGGAAGCAAACGGACATGTGCGAGATTCTGGACACCGAAAGCCAGGACTCCGGTTGGTCGCTGGTTGACACCATCGAATCCACTTCGTCCAGCCCCATTCCTGGAATCTCCGGAAGTGCGCAAAAATGTTCGGAGGTGAATGACGCGACGGCGGCCGGGCAAACAGAGGGCTGTCCAACGTCCAAGAATGCCAAACCGTCCGTGATGGTCTTGTTCCGGGACTTGCTGGGCATCGAGTACAGCAAGAACGAGCTGCGCTTCTTCAACCCGGATTACTCCGTGCACAGTGCGTACTTGTTTGCGCACGGGTCGCCGTACTCGTTTGTGGATTTCCTCGAGCGGAGACGCTTCATCCGGAAGAACTCCCGCCGGAAGCACTACTACTACTGTCAGGAGGTGGCCGAAACGGACGACAAACTGCAGCGGTCATTTTCGGAGCTCAACATCGAAGACATCCGGAACCGTCCCCGTGCCAATCCGTACTTTGATTTCGTGTCCAAGCTGGCCAGCGTGCATCACCAGATATTGCCCCTCGGGAGGGCGGCACCGGAGGAGCGGCGAAGTCCGCAGGAGGAATTGGGGAGGGACGTTGTTGTGAAGCAGCCGACCAGCAATGGAATCGATAAGTTGAAGAAGGAGGAAGTGAGGCCGGTGGTGAGTAAATTGGCACCGAGACAACCGGTGCACCGGGGACAACCGTTGACGGCGAAGCAGTGGTCGGATCTGAAGGCTCAGGATGGGTCCATCACGGATCCGGATCTGCTGAAGGAGATCATTTTTAGAGGG GGCATCTCCGACGACATCCGCGCCGAGCTGTGGAAGTATCTCCTCGGGCTGGACGTGTGGGAGCACACCACGGTCCAACGGGACGAGCGGCGTGCCAGCAAAACCCAGGAATACTTCCAGATGAAGCTGCAGTGGCTCACAATCACCCCGATCCAGGAGCACAACTTTACCGGCTACCGGGAACGCAAGTGCCAGATCGAAAAGGACGTCAAGCGGACGGACCGGACGTACGAGTTCTTCGCCGGGGACGACAATCCTAACCTGGCCAAGTTGCAGGACATTTTGATGACTTATGTGATGTTCAATTTCGATTTGGGCTACGTGCAAGGGATGAGCGATTTGCTGGCGCCGATTCTGAGCTTGGTGCAGAACGAGGCGGAGTCGTTTTGGTGCTTTGTCGGATTTATGGCGAAGGTGTTTAACAACTTTGATATCGACCAGAAGGGCATGAAGCAGCAGTTGGAGCATTTGCGGACGCTGTTGGCGTTTGTGAATGAAAAGTTGTACAATTATTTGATGGAGAACCAGTCGGAGAATATGTACTTTTGCTTCCGATGGCTGCTGGTTTGGTTTAAGCGGGAATTTTCCAACATCGACATCATGCACCTGTGGGAGATCCTGTGGACGGGACTGCCCTGTCCCAACTTCCACCTCTTTATCTGTGTGGCAATTTTGGACCAGGAAATGGACGTATTTATAAATCAAGAATATACCTTCACCGAGATCCTCAAACACGTCAACGAACTTTCCGGCAATTTGAACCTGCTCGCGATCCTCGAACAAGCCGAGAGCATTTACCTGCAGGTCAAGCAAAGTCTGGAAACGTCCAAAGAGCCCCACGTGGAGCTGCGGAAGATGATTGGCGAAGAGATCAGTCccgggcagcagcagcagcagtcgggAAGTGACGAGGATGACGATAGCTACGCGGCGATCGTGAGTGAAAAATCAACCGAAGATCAGGAAGCGATGCAGCGAAAGGTGGACGAAGCGTGCGATTTGTCGCTGAGTTATGCGTTTTTCTAA
- the LOC6033326 gene encoding uncharacterized protein LOC6033326 isoform X2, whose translation MKKSVEQDKPKAARNKNRRKYKRKKNAKQAKRAIEKGLQSGEECFVGQNRAASVPINKTNFNHRTVPHHPRMKNAQNIWIKTYQNVIKWHSQHQMNYWKQHALKLRVENARLRRRLTVQDSEDEDDEAEVREAQQSQQQDADDEDQEDEALDEEFIAFMEVSARHRLERRRLKNESVH comes from the exons atgaaaaaatccgTCGAGCAGGACAAACCCAAAGCTGCTCGCAATAAAAATCGAAGAAAGTACAAACGCAAGAAGAATGCCAAACAAGCAAAACGAGCCATCGAAAAGGGTCTGCAGTCGGGGGAGGAATGCTTTGTCGGACAGAACAGGGCAGCATCGGTTCCCATCAACAAAACCAACTTTAACCACCGCACAGTGCCACATCATCCGCGAATGAAAAACGCTCAAAACATCTGGATCAAAACGTATCAGAATGTCATAAAGTGGCACAGCCAGCATCAGATGAACTACTGGAAGCAGCACGCGTTGAAGCTACGTGTGGAGAATGCACGCCTCAGACGGCGTCTCACGGTGCAAGACTCGGAGGATGAAGACGATG AAGCAGAAGTTCGTGAGGCGCAACAAAGCCAGCAGCAGGACGCGGACGACGAGGACCAGGAGGACGAGGCCCTGGACGAGGAGTTTATCGCGTTCATGGAGGTGTCCGCCAGACATCGCCTGGAACGGAGGAGGCTGAAAAACGAAAGTGTTCATTAA
- the LOC6033326 gene encoding uncharacterized protein LOC6033326 isoform X1, with translation MKKSVEQDKPKAARNKNRRKYKRKKNAKQAKRAIEKGLQSGEECFVGQNRAASVPINKTNFNHRTVPHHPRMKNAQNIWIKTYQNVIKWHSQHQMNYWKQHALKLRVENARLRRRLTVQDSEDEDDAEAEVREAQQSQQQDADDEDQEDEALDEEFIAFMEVSARHRLERRRLKNESVH, from the exons atgaaaaaatccgTCGAGCAGGACAAACCCAAAGCTGCTCGCAATAAAAATCGAAGAAAGTACAAACGCAAGAAGAATGCCAAACAAGCAAAACGAGCCATCGAAAAGGGTCTGCAGTCGGGGGAGGAATGCTTTGTCGGACAGAACAGGGCAGCATCGGTTCCCATCAACAAAACCAACTTTAACCACCGCACAGTGCCACATCATCCGCGAATGAAAAACGCTCAAAACATCTGGATCAAAACGTATCAGAATGTCATAAAGTGGCACAGCCAGCATCAGATGAACTACTGGAAGCAGCACGCGTTGAAGCTACGTGTGGAGAATGCACGCCTCAGACGGCGTCTCACGGTGCAAGACTCGGAGGATGAAGACGATG CAGAAGCAGAAGTTCGTGAGGCGCAACAAAGCCAGCAGCAGGACGCGGACGACGAGGACCAGGAGGACGAGGCCCTGGACGAGGAGTTTATCGCGTTCATGGAGGTGTCCGCCAGACATCGCCTGGAACGGAGGAGGCTGAAAAACGAAAGTGTTCATTAA